The genomic stretch TGTAAGCTTAAATAACtggttaaattaaataaataaatataaatagttTATTAGAGCATTCACATTGAAATAATTAATAGGGTATTATAATATTCAGTGGGTGTTAAAATTAATGGGTGAAAATATTTGAACGAGACTGCCATCCAAAGCTCTGAATATTTAGGGGTGTGTATTGGATTAATTTAGTAGATAAATTAATCTAATAACTAAAATCTGATTTAATATTAAGTaactgaattaattaaaattttattaaaattaaattaactaaatcaaattaaaaattagataTTTCCGTTAatactaaattaatcaaatttatttaaaaaataattaaaaaaaaattatacaaaattaatattacATTAACCGAATGATCAACCTTAAATGcgttcattgatttttttttgtatcCGTACATGAGTCTCATATCTCCTGCTCAATAATGTCCATGTGACTCATCAACGTAACCACAGGTCCCACATCTCATGCTTTtacctttttttcttttttattaatatatatgttctttctattataattattaaaaattttaaattaaaataaaaaaagttttcttattttaaataataatcatTTCAAttggataaataaaattaaaatagtatttatttaatgtataataaaaataaagatgaataaAAAGATAGCGGAATCCACcaataatgagtgttaatgttaaaataaatataaCATAATAAAAGTATTAATATAATATGTATATGGCATGTGAGTCATATGCTTTTTGTTAAGGTGGTAGCTAGGTGTTATAACACCTATCAATATGAATGCTCTTGATGTTCAGTAGACAATGttcataaattatttattaataaaagtTTTTTGAACATGCTATATAaacaaagaaaattttaaaatgtacaaataaatttgaattatcaaactcaatgactaattaaataagtacaaatttcaaacaatcaaataaatttgaattaagaCTTAATAACATCCAAACAAATTAAACTCAAGCCAAACTTAACCAAATTTaagctcataaaaaaaaaatcaaattaaacttgaatAATTATTTCAATAACTTAATTTTAGACTTTGACTTACTTAACttatcttaattattttattaaaataaatttgaacactTCAAAGCTGGTACCGACTTTGCTTTTTACCATCCTAGTTGTTAGAGCTATTAGCCAGCCCGGTTCATGTTTGGTGAGTCAAAAAATATTTAGGGGgtgtttagtttgtatttttcatgttgttctctatttcattttatgagaaaatggaaaacgtgtttggtttatattttacatattcattttttttaaaaaaaagagagaatattttctaagaaaacagaaaacgaaaaaatcattttcaaaaaaatgaaaaaaaatacaattttctAAATAAATGGAATAAAAATATGCAAACAAACCAAACACATTATTTTCCTATAATAACAATGCGTACCtagatttttcaaattaaaagaaAACTTGAATATTATTTATActctaataataataaaaaatcttatttttcaaaatagcttCAATTAATAAGTGGCAAGTGATCAAGTGCACTTTTAAAATGATGAAATTTCTAAAAAGACGTATCTAATTTTAAGATTTCGTaaagaatatattttaaaaattagcatcaTTTAGATATTAcataaactcttttaaaaaccaaCACCATCCTATTTATCaagacagaaaaaaaaaacagaggaaCATGAATTTTATTCTTGAAAAACTAGCAACGCAATAATCCTCGATTTCAAAAATCAATACTTCCGATGCGtcggaaaaaaaaaaacagaatttaATCGGCTGTCGTtgggtaaaataaaaaataaatgctcAAAAAATGTGAAAGTTAGGTGCAGCTTTGGATAATTTCACAATTGTAATCAGTCAATTGCTAATTAAAAAACGGACGAAAACCGCGAATTAACGAGACGAGCCCCGTATGTTCCACGTGCCTCAAATTTCTTGACTCATTTGCCCCTACGGCAACCGTGTACCCTCGCCGTCTTTTTCCACACCCACGAGGCTAACTTAGTCAAATCACAACAAGTCAATCCGGTCAACATTATCTATTCCACAAAGCAAAGGAACTCCTCCCGCGAAGTCAACCAAGCCTCTCCCTTTTCAGTCACCGAAGTCCTCAAAAACAATTCGATAAATTCGTATCCATACTTAGCCATCTTTGATCCTTTGCTATATATTTATCCTCCTCTGTATTCTCTTCCCCTCCTCCAAATTCCATAGCCAAATCTAAATCTgcctttttctctctctctctatatatatataaaaggtccAAGGAGATAATTAATTAAAGAATTGAAGGCAGTAGCCGCGCGCAGCAGCAGCAGCTCCGAAGAAATTAAAGGAAGGAGATGGATGGCTCCAATTGCATGGGACTCATGGCGGTCGTCGCCGTCTCCGGCAGCGTCGCCCTCGTCTCTCTCCAGCTCCACAAACGTCTCGCCTCCGACATCATCAAGAAACTCGAGTCGGAAATCGGTACGTACGGTCTTTCCCTCGATTAAATTCATGAGAAAAAACTCTCTGATCGTCGAACTTTTGTCTGCAGGCTGTGTACGCAGTAGGGTGAGCAGCGAGGAGCagcggaggaggaagaagagggtgAGGTTTGCCTCCGACGTGGTCGAGCCGTCGTCGAACAACGAAGAGTATCGACAGCGAAGAACAGCATTGATGCTCTCGTTATGAAGTCCTTAACTAGTTTTGCTCTCCTTCAGCAATTAATCAATATCGTTGCTGATGATCTTTGTGTTATTTCTGTATGGTTGGATTTAGTTTGTCTTCTTTTCCCATTGGAAGAGCAAAAACATTAAAGCGTTTAACAACCTACTAAAGTTTACTTACTTCTCCAAGAAAAGGCAGTAGTTGATTGATTCTTCCAAGCAGTTGAAAGTGGAGACgtattaattaactttaaagctatgtattgttgaatcttcCACGTAAATCTCTCCGTGAGGTCAAAGCTCTATTAATTAGTTAGTTATTGCAAGGTAAGAGAGTTTCAGAAGTTTCAGTTATAGTTGAACACTTTAATAATTGACTCAttgtggtaaaagatgaatacgttcgttCTCAACGTTCTCGTCAAAGGATACTCTAATAATGACTCATGAACTATTGACTTCTGCCCCCactaataatatctcatatcttAATTATCACATCGAGTTTTGATTTTATGAACTATTGACTTCTAGTtcgtgtttatttatttattttagaagtttaatatttttaataagtaaataaatGGCAAGGCAGTGTAGCAGTTGACAAGGTCGGTGGACTAAATACTACGACATTTAACGTATTTATGGAAGAATTTATTAtttcatcatttatatttttggTATATATAAAACAAAATCAAACACGCGCTACGGCCCACACACGCAGCAGTCCACAACGACGGTAGAGAAGCGAGTATCTGTTAAGGGAGTAAGTTAATATTTAGGCGGAAGGAATCCGGCCGAGAAATAAATAGGGAAAACAAATCCCACCCAAAAGTCGCCCCCGCTCCCCAAGTCCACCTCCGGTTTCGGTCGCGGGCCCCACGGAGACGTCGAGGACACGTCCGCTTGGCGGGCAGTGCGTCGCGCTCACTTCTACCCGTTCCGTTTGTTGTACCCTTCTCGAGTGGCGAACATTTATTTTTCACCCACTTATTTTAATAATCTAATCGATGCCCACCCGTCCTTGTCCGGCATTATTTAACTTAATTCtcccaaaaataaaatatttaaaataaaaaataaatagaatggcCACTAATTCCACAAAGGAAACTTATGATTTGATTTGCATTATAAAGgattaaaaaatgattttttatatctgtgagaaaaataataaataaacagaTACTTCGCACTAAAACCAAGCAAAGCCGGAGGAGGAAGGTGAAGTTACCGCTTGCAGCAACACCGACACCTCATCTTGCCTTCCCTGCATGCAGCTCACAGGTGATGTTACCGCAATTATTAGTTTTACTATTGTGCCCATAATGTATATTGATATGGTCTTTAAATGAGAGGGTGTTTTTGTCTTTTGAGTACTTTAGGCGCCGGAGGTTTTTGCTCCTGCGGACGAGTTAAGGTCACGGGACCTACTCACCAGCTGTGGGCCGCTTTCGTAACCAGGCAACAGCCTGGCGGTGTGTGTCTCCTTACACCACGTGGATTGGTGTGCTTACTGCCCAACGTCGCACCACGTCATCTTGATTCCCCGCGTTCTATCTAATTCTTTCTCGTTCTCCACCAGGAAAAGAAGAGGGAAAGGGGTTTCCGCCACCGCCCGCGTCGCCATGGATCTTCCTTCCCTGGGCGGCGCTACTGATCTCCTCCTCGTTTTTGTATTCTCCGCCGTCGCTTTCTCCGTTTCTGTCTCTGCATCAACTTCCTCCTCTTCATCACTGGCAATGCCTGGATCAGACTCTTCTGCGACCGCATTGGCCACCGCGGCGACTTCCGCTGGGCAGATTAACTCCAACTCGGTCCTCGTCGCCCTCCTCGACTCTCACTACACCGAGCTGGCAGAACTGGTGGAGAAGGCCCTCCTTCTCCCGTCCCTGGAGGCCGCCGTCGGTCGACACAACCTCACCATCTTCGCCCCCCGCAACGAGGCGCTCGAGCGCGACCTTGATCCCGAGTTCAAGCGCTTCCTCCTGGAGCCACGGAACCTCCGCTCTCTTCAGACTCTGCTCCTCTACCACGTCGTCCCCGCTCGAATCGGTTCCGGCGGCTGGCCTCAGGCGCGCCACCCCACTCTTGCCGGCGATCACCTCCATCTGGAGGATAACAAGGTTGGCCTCGCTGCCGTGGTGCATCCGGACGCTGTGATCCGTCCCGATGGTGTGATTCACGGCATCGAGCGGCTGCTGGTGCCTAGATCTGTGCAGGAGGACTTCAATCGCCGACGCAGCCTTGCGGCCATTTCAGCCGTGCTTCCCAGGGGCGCGCCTGAGGTGGATCCCCGCACTCATCGCCTGAAGAAGCCGGCGCCTCCCGTCCCCCCGGGCGCCCCGCCTGTGCTCCCAATCTACGATGCCTTGGCCCCAGGACCATCGCTAGCGCCCGCCCCCGCGCCGGGTCCTGGCTCTGGCAAGCATTGGTTCGACGGGGAAAGCCAAGTAAAGGACTTCATCCAGACTCTTCTCCTTTACGGAGGCTACAACGAGTTCGCTGACATACTGGTTAATCTTACGTCGCTCGCGACGGAGATGGGTCGGCTGGTGTCAGAGGGCTACGTGCTGACGGTGCTGGCGCCCAATGACGACGCCATGGGGCGGCTGACGGCGGATCAACTCAGCGAGCCAGGGGCTCCGGAAGCCATCATGTACTACCACCTTATCCCGGAGTACCAAACGGAGGAGAGCATGTACAACGCCGTTCGACGGTTCGGCAAGGTGCGTTACGACACGTTGCGGTTGCCGCACAAGGTGGTGGCACGGGAGGCCGACGGCTCCGTCAAATTTGGCGCCGGTGAGGGATCCGCCTATCTATTCGACCCAGATATCTACACCGACGGCCGTATCTCCGTCCAGGGCATCGACGCCGTCCTCTTCCCACCCGACGAGGAAGCGCCGCCCGCCACTTCCCTCTCCCCGTCCGCCCGCAAGGCTGAGATCGCTCAGGTCAAGTCCAAGTCAAAGCTCAAAGCCAAGCTCAGAAGAGGTAACCACCATTCTCTTCTTCAAACCCTTCATCGGATTACGATATCTCTCGTTGGCACATTCCGGCAAGATTCCTTTTTTTTACATCGTTTGTCATCATACGAACTCACCAACTATACTTAGTCAATAACTTGCACATTAGCTCATCATGTGAACGAACTGTCGGTAGGGATTTATGCTTTTTTGTGAACGATTACTATTTGTCTTTCTTGCGTGCCTCTCCGATCTATCTTCTATTCCTCCCTTTTATTAGATGCAAAAGTAGAGATTTTCATCTCTAATTCTCGACCATTTCAATTGTTCAGCATATGCATTTGTATTCTTCTGGTTGCAATAGAAAACACCTCTGTGATTCATTTTTTCCTTTACAACATGGTTTTAGCCGAGTTGGTGGATGAATTTTTCTGTTTATTTTACATAACGTGCACCATTAAGTTGTTTGCATTGAGTCAATGCAGGGAAATTATTGGAAGTTGGATGCAATTTGCTTGGGGCTTTGGGTCAACGTTCTCGCTTTGCCACATGCCAATAAAGGAGGGGGGAAAATCTAAACGGAGAATCTATAGACCCCATCCATTCAACAGTCAATAAACATGTTCTTGGTGAGGTGATGAAGTTGAGTGTTTGTAATGTTCATACTAGTGAAAATAGTGATGCCTGAGATTCAAGAACATGTAAAGGAAGccattttttgttttgttttgttttgcttcTGTTGTCATCCATATTTGTTTTACTACAAAGTCAATTCCACATAATtccttttaaatttcattttcttatttatttgtgTTGGTTTAGGTATGAAATGTGAAACTCGTTCTTGTTATTTTACTCTCTAGGATGAATATTCCAGTGGAtgtataaaaatattataatttaataaattaaaatatataatataaaagttTAAGTGTAATAAGTAATGACTTAATAGATAATTCATAAATAGTAGATGATgaattatatataattaagaGCTTTAAATATCGAGAAGTTTATTGAGATGTTTTAAGTATTATTGAAATGAAGAGAAGTTTATTGAGATGTTTTAAGTATTATTGAAATGAAGAATACTGGAAGTGGAATTTTGGATTAGATAATAAATGAGAATATTATAAAGAAAGTTAGAGTTATGATTATTGAAAAAAATCTACTAAAATATATCAATAAAAGTATTTCAATTAGGTAATGAAAATAAGACCATGATAAATATACACTGGAATATATTGGGATTAGTACTCCTATTAGATTGGGGctcatcaaatatatatattgaatttggatattaaatatttaaaattatgactaaaataaattttatttgagtTTTATTTTCATCTAATTCAATTTTTTACTAGGTAAATTATATTtggtttataatttttattttttatatttgactaataatttttaattttttatagattaaagttaaatttgatcattttttatttttttactatatttaattgataattttaattttttactgtatttttttggtaatttatttttatttttttattaaaatttaatggataagttt from Zingiber officinale cultivar Zhangliang chromosome 5B, Zo_v1.1, whole genome shotgun sequence encodes the following:
- the LOC121984014 gene encoding fasciclin-like arabinogalactan protein 16; the encoded protein is MDLPSLGGATDLLLVFVFSAVAFSVSVSASTSSSSSLAMPGSDSSATALATAATSAGQINSNSVLVALLDSHYTELAELVEKALLLPSLEAAVGRHNLTIFAPRNEALERDLDPEFKRFLLEPRNLRSLQTLLLYHVVPARIGSGGWPQARHPTLAGDHLHLEDNKVGLAAVVHPDAVIRPDGVIHGIERLLVPRSVQEDFNRRRSLAAISAVLPRGAPEVDPRTHRLKKPAPPVPPGAPPVLPIYDALAPGPSLAPAPAPGPGSGKHWFDGESQVKDFIQTLLLYGGYNEFADILVNLTSLATEMGRLVSEGYVLTVLAPNDDAMGRLTADQLSEPGAPEAIMYYHLIPEYQTEESMYNAVRRFGKVRYDTLRLPHKVVAREADGSVKFGAGEGSAYLFDPDIYTDGRISVQGIDAVLFPPDEEAPPATSLSPSARKAEIAQVKSKSKLKAKLRRGKLLEVGCNLLGALGQRSRFATCQ